In Pseudobythopirellula maris, the genomic stretch GGCTATCGGCGCCGAGGACGGAGGCATCGCCCTGCGGCCACCCACGCGCCTAGCCCGAGCAACGCAAGTCCGCTCGGTTCGGGCACCGCCGTAAACATGATGTTGTCGAACGTAGTCGACACGAACTCGTTTGCGTTGGAGCCGTCTGGCTGCGTTTGGGTGTACATGCCCAGACGGTAGTTGACCGGGCCCAACTCGAGATTGCTCCACGGCAGCGCAGGGCTGGCTAAATAACCGGCGGTGGGGTGATCGATGAAGTACTGAATCGTGTCGGCCACTCCGCCATTGCCGTCGCCGCCACCGATGAGGGTGAAGCCCATCGTGATCGTGTCGCCGGGCGTGTAGCTGACCCCGAACTCGCTATTGAAGCTAAAGAAGGGCCCCCCGAAAGCGACGATCTCACCGGCGTCGCTGTTGACGATGAACAGCGCGTCTCCGGTGACCGGGCTGTTGATGCGCAGTCCGGCCTCTTTGCGGGGTGAGGTGGAGCCGACATCCAGTGTGAGGTCGGTCTTGAAGGTGTAGCTGTCGTCGATGCGAAACAGGGCCCCCGTTGCGCCGCCGTCGTCCGAAAGCAACGCGTCGTGCCGGTTGGCGAAGCCGCCCGTGCCGAAACTCGATTCATCGAAGATGACCTGGCTGACGCCCGGACCGCC encodes the following:
- a CDS encoding PEP-CTERM sorting domain-containing protein, whose amino-acid sequence is MNRRTNLVLALGACWLAAGVALADTPVIDGVVANERVFNDFPDSSLSTTNGNSVNGGPGVSQVIFDESSFGTGGFANRHDALLSDDGGATGALFRIDDSYTFKTDLTLDVGSTSPRKEAGLRINSPVTGDALFIVNSDAGEIVAFGGPFFSFNSEFGVSYTPGDTITMGFTLIGGGDGNGGVADTIQYFIDHPTAGYLASPALPWSNLELGPVNYRLGMYTQTQPDGSNANEFVSTTFDNIMFTAVPEPSGLALLGLGAWVAAGRCLRPRRR